DNA sequence from the Novosphingobium sp. KACC 22771 genome:
GCGCGGCAACAATTACAAGACCGAACCCAACATGACCTTTACCCCGGATGGCAAATGGATCATTTTTCGCGCAAATTTCGAAGGAACCACCCACACCTATGCGGTGGCAACCGCCAAGTGAGGGGCGCTTTGCTGCTGGCCGCGTTGTTGGTTGGCGCGCCGGTCCATGCGGGCGTGGCGCGAAGCTGGGGCTTGGCGATGCAGGCCGCCCCGGCCCCCGATGCGCCCAATGCGCCGCCCTCGATTGCGGATGCCACAGTGCGCCAGATCCTGCGCCTGTCGGCGGGCGGAGACCGGCTGCGGCTGGCGCTGGACAATCAGGACAGCGCCAGCGCCCTGACCATCGACCATTTCGCCGTGGCGCTGGTCGATACGAAGGGGGCGGTGATCCCCGGCACCACCCGCAACATCAGCTTTGGCGGGCGGCCGGGCGTGACCATCCCGGCCCATGCCCCGATGATCAGCGATTGGCTGCGTATGCCGGTCAAACCCCTGACGCGGATCGCGGTGTCCTTCCATGTCGCGCCGGGTCAGATGCTGGGCGCATTCCATTCCTTCGGTGCGGCCAAGACGCAACTGGCGCCGGGCGATCAGGTGGAAAAGCCCGAACTGTCCGAGGCCGCAACGGTTGAGCGGCGCTTTGTCGTCTCGGGCGTCGATGTGGAGGCCAAAGCGCCCTTGCGCACCATCGTAACTTTTGGCGATTCGATCACCGATGGCGTGCGGGCGACGGTCGATTCCGATCTGCGCTGGCCCGATCAATTTGCGGCGCGGTTGCAAAAGGCGGGGTTGAACGTGGGCGTGGCCAATGTCGGCATTTCGGGCAACCGGATGCTGGCCGATGGGGCTGGGCTGAACGCGCTGGCCCGGTTTGACCGCGATGTGCTGGCCATTCCCGGCGCCAGCCACGTCATCGTGCTGGAGGGCGTCAATGACATTGGCGCGGCGTGGCGCGAAAAACGGCATGAGAGTTTCGACACCGAGGCGCTCATCAACGCCTATCGCCAGATGATCACGCGCGCCCATGACCACGGCGTCAAGATCATCCTTGCCACGATCCTGCCCTATAAGGGCGCGGGCTATTGGTCCGATTGGGGCGAGGCGCAGCGCCAGAAGATCAACACCTGGATCCGCGAGCAGAAGCAGAGCGACGGCGTGGTCGATCTGGACGCGGTGATGCGCGACAAGGCGGACCCGCTGGTGATGAATCCAGCGTATGATTCAGGCGATCATCTGCACCCCAATGATAAGGGCTTTGCCGCGATGGCGGGGGCTGTGCCACTGGGGCTGCTGGCCCCGCGCAAGGCGGGATAGGGCGCGTTGGAATGACGCAGGGCCGCGGCCATCCTCAATGACGCGGTTCCTGCGGGCTGTTGCGATGGGCCGGGATATGCGCGGCGTCGATCTCCGGCCCGGCCAGCGCCAGCATCTGGATCGCGGCCAGCCCCCATTGCGCCGCAGCATTGGTGGACAGGCGCGGCCATTCGACCTGATTGCCCAGACGCACACGGGGATCGTGGTCCCATGTGCCAAGCCCTTCATCGCCGGAGAAAAATTCTTCGACCGCGCGCGCCATCAGACCCCGGTCATGCCGCGCCCGCGCCGCATAGGCGGTCATGCGTGAATAGGCCTCGCGCAGGTTGCGCGCGCCAAAGGGCGGGCCGAATTTGGCGAGGAAATCGGGCTTGGGCGCATTGTACCATTGGCAGAATGTGACCCATGCCTGCGCATAGGCGGGAATGTCGATCAGGCTGATGATCTCGGCATTGATCTCGGTCGCGCCGAAGACCGAGGAGAGATGGCTGATGCCGATCGTGTCGCCTTTGCCAAGGAACCGATGCGTGGCCGGATCATAGGGCGCGCCGCCCACCAGCCAGCCATATTTCATCGCCCCGATGCTCTGCATCCCCGCCGCGATCCGGTCGCGCCATTGGGTGTCGCCGGTGCGCTCCCATTGGGTCAGCCATGCGCCGACCACCGCCGTCCAGCTTGGGCCGAAACCCATGTCGAACGTGCCCTTGGGCCCGGCATAGGGCTTGGCGCCGGGAACCTTGCGGCCGATGTCCACATGGTCCAGCGTCCGGTCGCTGTCCACCAGATCTGCGATCAGATCGCCCACCCGATCATCGGAGGTGAGGTAAAAGTAGATCCGGCGATAGATGGCATTGGAGACGCGCGGTTGCTTTGAACTGTCGCCCCAATGCTGCACCCCATGGCGCGTGCCAAGGCCCTTGAAGCGGCCAAGGTGATAGGTGTCGACCTCGCTGGTGTGGCGCGTCATCGCTTCGGCCAGACGGAAGGGCTGGGCCGCCCCCGTGCGCAAGGCCTGATACCACAGCCAAAGGTCGGGCGATAACTCGCTGTTGTCCCAGGCAAAGCCGCCAATGTCATAGCGCCACTGATGCCGGTCGGCGTCATAGGTGTGCATGATGTCGCCATGGTTCCAGAAACCATACCAGCCGCGCCGGTCCACCTCGCCCGCATAGAAATCGACGAGGCGTTCGAGCTGGTCCTCGACAATCGCCCGGTTGCGGCTGGAACGATCAGGCAGCGACCAGTCACCAAACACGCCCGCCTTGTGCAAATGTTCTGGCGCGGCCATCATACGGGGCGAGGCGGCATTGGCGGCGGCCATGACCTCAATCATGGCATTGGCGGGCGTGGCCTCGCAGGCCCAGAGGGTGAGTTCATGCGTCTTGGCAATGCCGGTCGCGCTGCCCCAGCCGGGTTCGTAATCCTCATAGGTGATGTCCAGCCCGGCGTTTTGCGCGTCATACCCCTCCATCCCGTTGACCCCGCGCCAAGGGCGCAGGTCCATCGGCTCGGCGCGCGGGCTCCACAGCCATGCGGTGAGATGCGCGGTATCAGAGGCCGCATCGCGCACCGACACCGCGCTGGGGCAGGTTTGCCAGAACCAGCGCTGGGCGATGGCCGCGCCGCCGCTGGGGCCGCCGACATAGGCCAGACCCGGCGCGCGATGGCCCGCGGCCGAGGCCACCCATGCCATATCGGCCTGCGTCCGCTTTTCGATGCGGAAGCCGTCGGCATTGGCCTGCTCCAGCCAGAAGTCGGACCATGTGGGGATATATTGCAATTTGTCGCGGACCGCCGGAGCCATTTGCGCGATGGGCGGCGTGGCGCGGCCCTCGACCTGCGCGTGGCGAAAAGCTGCGCCCGGATCGCGGCGCAGGCCGGTCAGCGGGCGGACGGCCTCGGCAAACAGGGGGCCGTCGCTGGCCATGCGGATATGGCGGTCATGGGGCGCATCGCGCATCGGCACGGCCACCGAAATCCCCAGCGCGGCAATCGCATCGCGCGCCGGATCGCCGTCATAGATGAAGCTGTGGACGATGCGCAGATGCCGCGCCCCGGCATAGGCATAGAAGCGCAGCGTGAAGGGCAGGGAGGCGTCCTGCCCCTGCCGATGGACGCCATCAACGCGAACCACCGCGCGCACCGGGCCGCTTTGCTCAAGGCTGAGGCGCGTGATCACGCCGGCAAAGGCGGCGCCCATCTGGCCCACCAGCGATACCGGACCCAGCACCGCCCGCCCGCCAATGGCCGCCGAACGGATGATCGCATCGCCCGAGCGGGCAAAATCCCATGTTACCCCGGCGCAGATGAGGCGGATGCCATCGGCGCCCTGTTCCACGCGGATCGGGTCGGCGGGGGCGGGGCCGGGTGCGCCGGGCGCCACAGTGACGCCATCGGGCACGGCATCGCCCATGCTGGCGGGCAGGGCATGGGCGCTCCATTTGACCGAGCCATCGGGCCAGAAGGCGGTGGGCCAGCTTTGCGCCGGGAGGGCCGCACCGCCTGCGGCCAGCGTAAAGCCCGAGCGCCGCGACACCGCGCCGCGCGGCCATGCCACGCCGAAACTGTGGCCAAGGT
Encoded proteins:
- a CDS encoding exo-rhamnogalacturonan lyase family protein, with protein sequence MTTRRDALKLASLIPAAALAPRLGHAAPAPSPAPVRWLEGRPAMDLGHSFGVAWPRGAVSRRSGFTLAAGGAALPAQSWPTAFWPDGSVKWSAHALPASMGDAVPDGVTVAPGAPGPAPADPIRVEQGADGIRLICAGVTWDFARSGDAIIRSAAIGGRAVLGPVSLVGQMGAAFAGVITRLSLEQSGPVRAVVRVDGVHRQGQDASLPFTLRFYAYAGARHLRIVHSFIYDGDPARDAIAALGISVAVPMRDAPHDRHIRMASDGPLFAEAVRPLTGLRRDPGAAFRHAQVEGRATPPIAQMAPAVRDKLQYIPTWSDFWLEQANADGFRIEKRTQADMAWVASAAGHRAPGLAYVGGPSGGAAIAQRWFWQTCPSAVSVRDAASDTAHLTAWLWSPRAEPMDLRPWRGVNGMEGYDAQNAGLDITYEDYEPGWGSATGIAKTHELTLWACEATPANAMIEVMAAANAASPRMMAAPEHLHKAGVFGDWSLPDRSSRNRAIVEDQLERLVDFYAGEVDRRGWYGFWNHGDIMHTYDADRHQWRYDIGGFAWDNSELSPDLWLWYQALRTGAAQPFRLAEAMTRHTSEVDTYHLGRFKGLGTRHGVQHWGDSSKQPRVSNAIYRRIYFYLTSDDRVGDLIADLVDSDRTLDHVDIGRKVPGAKPYAGPKGTFDMGFGPSWTAVVGAWLTQWERTGDTQWRDRIAAGMQSIGAMKYGWLVGGAPYDPATHRFLGKGDTIGISHLSSVFGATEINAEIISLIDIPAYAQAWVTFCQWYNAPKPDFLAKFGPPFGARNLREAYSRMTAYAARARHDRGLMARAVEEFFSGDEGLGTWDHDPRVRLGNQVEWPRLSTNAAAQWGLAAIQMLALAGPEIDAAHIPAHRNSPQEPRH
- a CDS encoding SGNH/GDSL hydrolase family protein; the protein is MRGALLLAALLVGAPVHAGVARSWGLAMQAAPAPDAPNAPPSIADATVRQILRLSAGGDRLRLALDNQDSASALTIDHFAVALVDTKGAVIPGTTRNISFGGRPGVTIPAHAPMISDWLRMPVKPLTRIAVSFHVAPGQMLGAFHSFGAAKTQLAPGDQVEKPELSEAATVERRFVVSGVDVEAKAPLRTIVTFGDSITDGVRATVDSDLRWPDQFAARLQKAGLNVGVANVGISGNRMLADGAGLNALARFDRDVLAIPGASHVIVLEGVNDIGAAWREKRHESFDTEALINAYRQMITRAHDHGVKIILATILPYKGAGYWSDWGEAQRQKINTWIREQKQSDGVVDLDAVMRDKADPLVMNPAYDSGDHLHPNDKGFAAMAGAVPLGLLAPRKAG